TCGTCGGATCATTGAGCCAGTAGCTAATCCCCGCATTCAGCGCCGCCGCCGGACGATACTGGGGCAGTTTCAGCAGCTCGACCTGATGGCGATTCGCAATATTTTGATTCTGAGCCGCTTTGTCTCCCTCCGAACCGTTATCCACCACAACGACGGGAATGTTGAGCGCCAGAATTTGCGGCAGCGATCGCTCCAGGGCATCCGGGCGGTTATGGGTAATCAAAACGGCAGCGGCAGGCTGATAATTACTCTCCAGATCGTAGAAACGATCGACGGCATCCATCTGTTCAAACAGCGCCTTCAGATCATTCTCGTCGGTGGCAATAAATTCTGCGATCGGAGACTGGGCGTACACCACAAACACGGCATTCGCATACACGGGGTGAAAATTTTGGGCGATCGCGGCTCCAAGGGGCTGAGCAATTTCAGCAATGCGTCCTTTATGAATCACCGCAAAGGCGAGCTGCTCCGGCGACAGGACAGAAGACACGCTGTAGGGATAGGTGCCGGGAAACGGCTCAAAAAACTCACCGGGCGCAAGAATGGCATCGAGGGGCTGGGCGTGCTGCTGAAGGAAATCCCGCACCTGCACCCAGTACAAATCATCGATCGGAAATGCCGCTGAGAATGCCATTGCTCTGCCCCCTAGTCACCAATCTCCCATTTAATCACCAGATCTGCCCAGTTGCCTGAATACCCAAAAATGGGAAGCACCGTCATCGAGTACTAGAAGCGATTCGAGTCTGAATAATATTTCTCCAAACGAATATTTAAAAGAATGTTCAACCAGTTCCTCCAAGGCTTTGCTTTTCGTAAAGAAATAATCGTTGTGGTACCATCTCTGGCAGTATTTGTCCGATCTCGGTGGCTCTGAGCTTGGTTTGAAGGGGTTCTAGCCTTAAAGAGGTTATCCAGTTTGGCAATGATTCGGTCAGGACGATCTAAGCAGCGTGAAAACCAGAAGGGCAGACAAGAGGGCGGACGATGATTGCTGAAGATGAGAATTTGATCCTGTGCGTTGATGCATCCTGGTCAACAGATTCTATCGTGGTCGTGCAAGGGTGGGTGCTGGGCAAAACGGAACCCGTTCAGGCAATGGAAATTTGTGTGGATGGGGTGCAAGTGCCAGTCAAGCTGTATTCTCGTCCGGATGTTCAGGCTGCTTACCCTGCCTACAGCGGTGCCAATTGCGGCTTCATCGCTGAAATTCCCAGAATCGTCCGTCACGATACTACTTTTAAGGTTGCAACAAACAGCAGTACGCTGCTCCGAACTTTATGCCTCGGTGGAGAAAATCCGACCCGCTCCCACGGCTTTCCCGACGCCAGCACGTTGTTTGATGAGTTTGTGCGGAAGGTCAACACCGAGCGACTGCGCGTTCTGGAAATTGGATCGCGAGTCGTGGTATCGGGCAGCAGCAGCAAGCGATCGCTTTTCCCCAATGCCGCTTCCTACACAGGATTCGACTATTACCCTGATGACAATACCGATGTGGTTGGGGATGCTCATCAGCTTTCTAAATACTTTGAGGGTCAGAAATTCGACGCTGTTTTCTCTTGCTTTGTGCTGGAGCATTTAGCGATGCCCTGGCGGGTCGCTCAAGAGATTAGCAAAGTGCTGGAGGTGGGAGGACTCACCTTTCATACCACCCATAACGCCTGGCCCATCCACGAGTATCCCTGGGATTTCTGGCGTTTTTCCGATCAGGCTCTTAAAGTTCTATTCTCGCCGCCGCTGGGATTTGAGGTGATCAAAGCAGGCTATTTTGAGCCAGTGAGAATGCATTTTGTAGAATCCGATCCGGGCAGAGGCTTAGAAGGACTGGCAATGGGTCAGGCGTTTAGCGGCGTTTCTGTTCTAGCAACTAAGACCGCCGAGTGTAACCAGCTCCACTGGAATGTGAGCGTAGAGGCAGCCCTGGGACAAGAAAGCCACTATCCTCAGCCCGATCCGGTCTCGTCCCGCAATGCATCGGTGAATCGTGCTGTTCCGGCGATCGATCTCACAAATCGTCGGATCGACCCCTGGGGAACCGTTCGATCGCAAGAGTCGCCCTCCCAAGAAGGGGAATCTCAAGAACTTCAGGACAAGATACAGCGTCTACAGAAGAGGGTTCAAACCCTGAAGGGAAAACTGGACGCTTCAGAGAATGAGATCGCGGCAATGAAGAGCAGCAAGTTCTGGCAGCTCAGATCTCGCTGGATCAGACTCAAGACAAGGTTTTTGGGGCGTTCATGAAGCCTATGGAAGCAGTGTTTTGCTTCAGCAGCCTGGATACGGTTTCACGATAGAGCTTGCTATGTGACCTGGATCGGAGTGCGTTAGAAGACGATCGGCGTGGTACTATCTCTGCATAATTGGCTGGGCTTACAACATCTCCTTACTAGTAGCGGCAACTGTAGCGGCGTATGATGACTCGAGAAGAAAAGATTCTGTCTGCGATTAATCCGGCTACTCAGTTGGGAATTGAAATTGGTCCTCTGAATCGACCGATCGTAAATCGACAGATGGGAAAAGTTCGCTATGTCGATCATGTGACGACCGAAGAATTAAAGCGGAAGTATGCTCAAGACCCCAGTGTTGACGCTGATCAGATCGTGGACGTGGACTACATCTGGGGAGAGAAGCGATTGCCAGAGCTGGCAGGGGACGAAGCGCCGTTTGATTATGTGGTTGCCTCCCATGTCATTGAGCATGTACCCGATCTAATTGGCTGGCTGAGGGAAATTCATGCCGTTCTCAAGCCGGGGGGGATTCTGACGCTGGCAATCCCTGATAAACGCTACTGTTTCGACTACTTTCGCCAGCCGACCGAGCCTGCCCAAGTGGTAGAAGCGTATCTGCTAGGCAGCCGCAAACCCTCACTGCGGCAAATATTTGAATTTCACTCGCAAATTGTTTTCTGGCAGGGGCAACCGGGCTGGAATCATGAGGTAGAACCCGATGACCTAGCACGCTTGTATACGGATCAGGTTGCCTGGAGCATCACCCATCAGGCATCGATCGATCACGCCTACTATGATGTTCACTGCTGGGTCTTTACGCCTCGTACCTTTTTTCATCTGCTACGGACGCTAACAGCGCTTGACCTATTTGACTTCAAGCTAGTCCAGTACCACGAACCGACTGGGTGCGAGTTCTTTGTCAGTCTGGAAGCGATGGATCTAATGAAGAATCCAGACGATCGCAAAGCCATCCAGCTTGAGAGCATCCCAATCATCGATCGTGATGTGCCGCAAAGTTCTCAATGCGAATCATCTCTCAAGGTCGATTGTGATGCGCCGCAAGATTCCCAGCCTGATGTGGAGGACGCTAGTATTCTGGCGCTACGAGCTGAACTAGAAGCCGAACGGGAAGCTCGCAGAGTTGCTGAAGCACAGCTCCGGGAACATCAGGAAAAGATTCGGCGTTTACAGGAAGAACACCGGGAGAAGGTTCAGCAGCTGCGACAGAAAATTAGCAACCTGAAAGCCAGGGCGGAGAACTCCGAGAACAATATTGCTGCAATGCAAACCAGTAAGTTTTGGCAGCTTCGATCCTATTGGGTGAGATTAAAAGCTGGATTAGCAGGAGATTCCTGAATAGCGGAATGGGCTGAATCGAATTTGAGTGGGATATCGCAATACGTGTGAGCCAGGAAGTCAATTAACTCATGAATGATCTACAGCTTTATTTTGAGTCCAACGACAAGCGATTAATTCACAAGTGGACTCACTACTTTGAAATCTACGATCGCCATTTCTCCAGATTCCGAAACACAGACGTCTGCATACTGGAGATCGGCGTTTATCATGGCGGGTCGCTCCAAATGTGGAGAAACTACTTTGGACCCTATGCCAAGATCATTGGAGTGGATATTGACCCACGCTGCAAAGAGCTGGAAGAAGAAGGCATTGAAATCATCATTGGCGATCAGGAAGATCGCGAGTTCCTAGCCTCCCTACGATCGAAACTGCCGCCCGTTGATATCTTGATTGACGATGGTGGTCACACGATGCGACAGCAGATCATCACCTTCGAGGAGCTGTTTCCCCTAGTGAAGGAGGATGGCGTTTATCTTTGCGAGGATCTGCACACAAGCTACTGGCAGGAATATGGCGGCGGCTATCGCAACCCCAATAGCTTTATTGAGTACAGCAAAGCTTTCATTGACCAGATCAATGCATGGCACTCCTGCGATCCGGGCAGCTTCCGCGTGAACGACGTGACTCGCTCTGCCTACTGTTTGCACTTCTACACCAGCGTTCTCGTCATCGACAAACGATCGATCGCGGCACCCGTCGATCGGATGACCGGGCAATTTTCCTTTGCCGATTTCCACGCTGAGCAATTCATTAAGGCGATCGAGGCGGATCAACCCCAGCTAAAGTGCGAAATTTATAAGCCGCCTGAGTCCGTTCACACAATGGTTGCAGAGCTAAACGCCAGATATGCTGAAGCGATGGATCTGCAACAGAAAACCCAGATTCACGCCAACAATCTGGAGGCGGCACTAGAGCAAACCCGAACCCACGCCAGCAATTTAGAAACGGCACTAGAGCAGACCCGCATTCATGCCGGTAATCTGGAGGCAGCGCTCAAGCAATCTCAAGATGGGCTAGAACAAACTCGGACTCAGCTACAGCAGGCAACCGCTGAACTCAAACAGCTTAAAAAAGAAAAAGAGCGCGAACTTGAACAGGCTCAGGCGGAGATCCAAAACCTTCGATCGCACGCAGATTTTCTGCAAGTCCATCTCAACCACGCCAATCAGGAACTCAAGCAGAAGCAGGATAAGATGCGATCGCTTCGCAAAGTTCTCGAAACCAGAGAAGCCGAAGTGCTGCGGGCGCAGGATCGGATCAGTGCGATGGAAACCAGCAAGTTCTGGCAGTTTCGCCTCAATTGGTTCCGCGTGAAGCAGACAGTAGGATTAACGGCTGAGGATATTGCTCCCTTTAAAGTCACAGACAATCTGCCCCAACTGCCGCAGGCTCGAACTCAGCCCGCAGAAAACAAGCCTGTTGTGGTGCAGCCCGCCGTCGTGAAACCTGTCCTTGATCCCTACGAACGATGGATGCAGAAGCATACGCCTCAGGCAGAAGACCTGAAGCAGATGAAGCAAATTGCTCAGATGATGGCGTATAAGCCGCTGATTAGCGTGATCGTTCCGGTCTACAACACGCCAG
This is a stretch of genomic DNA from Leptolyngbya ohadii IS1. It encodes these proteins:
- a CDS encoding methyltransferase domain-containing protein, with product MIAEDENLILCVDASWSTDSIVVVQGWVLGKTEPVQAMEICVDGVQVPVKLYSRPDVQAAYPAYSGANCGFIAEIPRIVRHDTTFKVATNSSTLLRTLCLGGENPTRSHGFPDASTLFDEFVRKVNTERLRVLEIGSRVVVSGSSSKRSLFPNAASYTGFDYYPDDNTDVVGDAHQLSKYFEGQKFDAVFSCFVLEHLAMPWRVAQEISKVLEVGGLTFHTTHNAWPIHEYPWDFWRFSDQALKVLFSPPLGFEVIKAGYFEPVRMHFVESDPGRGLEGLAMGQAFSGVSVLATKTAECNQLHWNVSVEAALGQESHYPQPDPVSSRNASVNRAVPAIDLTNRRIDPWGTVRSQESPSQEGESQELQDKIQRLQKRVQTLKGKLDASENEIAAMKSSKFWQLRSRWIRLKTRFLGRS
- a CDS encoding methyltransferase domain-containing protein, giving the protein MMTREEKILSAINPATQLGIEIGPLNRPIVNRQMGKVRYVDHVTTEELKRKYAQDPSVDADQIVDVDYIWGEKRLPELAGDEAPFDYVVASHVIEHVPDLIGWLREIHAVLKPGGILTLAIPDKRYCFDYFRQPTEPAQVVEAYLLGSRKPSLRQIFEFHSQIVFWQGQPGWNHEVEPDDLARLYTDQVAWSITHQASIDHAYYDVHCWVFTPRTFFHLLRTLTALDLFDFKLVQYHEPTGCEFFVSLEAMDLMKNPDDRKAIQLESIPIIDRDVPQSSQCESSLKVDCDAPQDSQPDVEDASILALRAELEAEREARRVAEAQLREHQEKIRRLQEEHREKVQQLRQKISNLKARAENSENNIAAMQTSKFWQLRSYWVRLKAGLAGDS